A single window of Opisthocomus hoazin isolate bOpiHoa1 chromosome 5, bOpiHoa1.hap1, whole genome shotgun sequence DNA harbors:
- the LOC142361388 gene encoding uncharacterized protein LOC142361388 isoform X2 translates to MIAPSALLRNGSHCACEPLRGPQRASISSRGGTRRDVRYGGTQLWFLPWAVLQRGGAARTELLRGCPVCPRRQVPSTEVLYCLSRCQHGWQPRQGATGNAVGEVTHVALGTERSPKPQPSSLPSLTVRGGWSHPVFWCPASRLHVSTMSRGEDLHLGQAVEQPGERRPAGVCRMLPTDGEGSPHAPARAASGMYLVSFRNSHLRGIAWTSGSPAVNPCFLPEGDI, encoded by the exons ATGATTGCACCTTCAGCTTTGCTGAGGAACGGCAGCCATTGTGCCTGCGAGCCTCTGCGGGGACCTCAGCGTGCCAGCATCTCCTCCCGTGGTGGTACCCGGAGAGACGTCAGATATGGTGGGACTCAGCTGTGGTTTCTACCATGGGCCGTGCTGCAACGTGGAGGAGCAGCACGCACCGAGCTCCTCCGAGGATGCCCTGTCTGTCCCCggaggcaggtgcccagcaccgAGGTTTTGTACTGCCTTTCACGCTGCCAGCACGGCTGGCAGCCCCGGCAGGGAGCCACAGGAAATGCAGTGGGCGAGGTCACACATGTAGCTCTGGGGACAGAGAGGTCTCCTAAGCCacagccctcctccctgcccagcctcacggtgagggggggttggtcacACCCCGTATTTTGGTGCCCAGCCTCCCGTCTGCATGTTTCAACCATGAGCAGAGGAGAAGACTTGCACCTTGGGCAGG CTGTGGAGCAGCCGGGAGAGCGGAGGCCGGCGGGTGTGTGTCGGATGCTGCCGACGGACGGGGAAGGGTCTCCCCACGCCCCTGCCCGGGCAG cttCTGGGATGTATCTGGTTTCATTTAGAAATTCCCATTTAAGAGGAATCGCCTGGACGTCTGGAAGTCCTGCTGTGAATCCGTGTTTCCTGCCAGAAGGAGATATTTAA
- the LOC142361388 gene encoding uncharacterized protein LOC142361388 isoform X3 — MAIFGASHPSIPLAGSIGAMLWLPGTSRKTPLVLGEGREGSCGAAGRAEAGGCVSDAADGRGRVSPRPCPGSFWDVSGFI, encoded by the exons ATGGCCATCTTTGGTGCATCtcacccctccatccctctggCAGGCAGCATTGGAGCAATGCTGTGGTTACCTGGGACCTCAAGAAAGACACCTTTGGTGCTGGGAGAGGGCAGAGAAGGCAG CTGTGGAGCAGCCGGGAGAGCGGAGGCCGGCGGGTGTGTGTCGGATGCTGCCGACGGACGGGGAAGGGTCTCCCCACGCCCCTGCCCGGGCAG cttCTGGGATGTATCTGGTTTCATTTAG
- the LOC142361388 gene encoding uncharacterized protein LOC142361388 isoform X1, with translation MIAPSALLRNGSHCACEPLRGPQRASISSRGGTRRDVRYGGTQLWFLPWAVLQRGGAARTELLRGCPVCPRRQVPSTEVLYCLSRCQHGWQPRQGATGNAVGEVTHVALGTERSPKPQPSSLPSLTVRGGWSHPVFWCPASRLHVSTMSRGEDLHLGQGKSCSIVLAGWRKGWGGTWTTAGRVPVVGTSLWAHRFALEASVAPHTGTSGIFLLFSGKGQALQNLNVAKRCLQTPTVSAGTGFLPHDTEARSSLGKMKYSSYSLPDPKQSQGDTMMGTCTSPAPGGLLTPPRSFLERMERALPFEQVSVSS, from the coding sequence ATGATTGCACCTTCAGCTTTGCTGAGGAACGGCAGCCATTGTGCCTGCGAGCCTCTGCGGGGACCTCAGCGTGCCAGCATCTCCTCCCGTGGTGGTACCCGGAGAGACGTCAGATATGGTGGGACTCAGCTGTGGTTTCTACCATGGGCCGTGCTGCAACGTGGAGGAGCAGCACGCACCGAGCTCCTCCGAGGATGCCCTGTCTGTCCCCggaggcaggtgcccagcaccgAGGTTTTGTACTGCCTTTCACGCTGCCAGCACGGCTGGCAGCCCCGGCAGGGAGCCACAGGAAATGCAGTGGGCGAGGTCACACATGTAGCTCTGGGGACAGAGAGGTCTCCTAAGCCacagccctcctccctgcccagcctcacggtgagggggggttggtcacACCCCGTATTTTGGTGCCCAGCCTCCCGTCTGCATGTTTCAACCATGAGCAGAGGAGAAGACTTGCACCTTGGGCAGGGTAAGTCTTGCTCCATCGTGCTTGCAGGGTGGAGgaaggggtggggtgggacaTGGACCACGGCAGGCAGGGTGCCAGTGGTTGGCACCAGCTTGTGGGCTCATCGCTTCGCTTTGGAGGCATCCGTCGCTCCCCACACGGGGACATCaggcatttttttgttgttctctggAAAAGGTCAAGCCCTTCAAAATCTCAACGTGGCAAAGCGTTGCCTGCAGACGCCCACGGTTTCTGCAGGAACGGGTTTTCTGCCGCATGACACAGAGGCTCGGTCCAGTCTGGGCAAGATGAAATATAGCTCTTACTCATTGCCTGACCCAAAACAAAGCCAAGGAGACACGATGATGGGCACCTgcaccagcccagctcctggaGGGCTCCTGACTCCTCCAAGGAGCTTTCTGGAGAGGATGGAGAGGGCTTTGCCATTTGAGCAGGTTTCCGTCTCATCCTGA